The genomic interval TAATACGCTGACTTTTCACGACTAATAGCTTCTGGCGTTCCAGATAAATGACGCCCATATGCCCCACTTAGAATACGAATTTCATCAGTCAAATAACCCGTGTAACTATTTACTGCACTCAAAATCAAAGTCGCCTTCAATAGTGGCCAGGCTTCTTCTGAGTAGAATTCAGATGCGTGTTGCCAGAAACGTTCTTCAGGTACAATGACCATGTCTGGTTCTTCACCAATCAATTGCACCATCATATCAGTCAAAGGTAGTTCTGGGACTAGCTTTGTAAAGTCAGCCCACTTATACGGGTGGTATAACTTAGCGTATTCCGCAGATTCTTCGTTACTTAGTACATACTTAGCCACACGCGCGTCGTATGCGATTGCCTTATCCAACAAGTCTTGAATTTCTGTTTCAGAAAAATCAAATTTGGCTAGTAATGCAGCTTGTGTTTTACGCCACTTAGCTAATAATTCTGGTCCTTGTGGGTGACCTTCTTCATAGTAAGTTGTATCAGGCAAGATTGTGCCCAAGGCATCCGCCCACAAGACATTCATTTGTGCGTTCTTGAAGTCAGGTGCCACGCCAAATGGGAAGGCATTTGGTAGACCAGCTTCTTCAAGATCAGCCATCATGTTCACAAATTCAGTCCATGACCCCATATCCTTATAGGTCGCAATCATCAAATCAACTGGGGCCGTCCCTTGTTTCTCACGTGTTTCCCAGTCATTTGCCAAATGATGTAACTTCACAAAATTACTTAGTAGCTGTTCCGTTGGTACATCTTTACCGGCTTGCCAATCAGCCGTCGTCTTTAACATCAATTCTTCAATTTCATCAGCTAGATCACTAAATCCACCTGTACGCGCCTTATCGCTGGGGATTTCGGCTGTTTCTGCCCATTCAGCGTTAATGGCGTCATAAAAATCATCTTGTTTACGTATCATGATGCACCTCCAATTATTTAATAACTATTTTACCATTAAGAACTAAAAGCAATCAAAAAACACAGTCGTATAAGACTGTGTTTCCAAGGTTACTTATTCCATTCAGCTAATTGTTTCTTCACATCTTCATTTAGACGTTCCTTAGCTTTTTTCGCTTCGTCATCAGCGACCTTATTCTTTAATGAATCTTGTGCCTTCTTATCGTTGGCAAACTTCTTATCTTTCTTAGTGGCGGCTTCGAATTCCTTCTTCATCTTGTCTTCTAGTGACTTAGATGCTTCAGAGGCCTTCTTTTCAGCTAACTTAACTAATTCATCATAGTGTTCTGTGGTTACAAATTGCCAGTTTTCTGGCACTGTCATCACATAGTCAGTCCCCTTCGCAATTTCACGTGGTTCTCCCCAACGCATGAATTGTTCGAAAAAGTTAGTTACTTGATAGTTATTCACATTTGTTTCCAATTGGGCTGGTGATCCAGCCTTAATCGTCATTGTTGTATTCCCAACAAGTGTTTGGTAAGTCTTACCATCTGTCATGTACGTATAACGTGTGCCGCCATCCGTGTTCTTCGTTGTAATAAAGTTATAATCCCCAACGTGTCCCGCTGGTTCAATCTTATCTGTCTTGGTAGCTTGTACTTCTTGCATAAACAAGTGCTTTGATTCAGCATGCATCAAACCATACCCATTTCCTGCTACCAGAAGAATTCCAATAACGAATGGGACCCAAGAGATTTTGCGGTGATGGACAAATTGCATCAATGTGTAAAGCAACAATGCAAATCCTAATACTAGTAAAATGATCATGAGTTCCTTATCCTCGACTTTCTTTCCCATATTATACCATGATGCCTTAATCGCCCCTTTAAGGCTAGCTTAGTATCATGTTACGAATGATTTCAAACCATTACCATCGTTATTACTAACGAATACCTAAAATAATCAGGTTGGCTTCGCACCAACACACCCCTAGTTGCAGGCTGATTATTGAAATTACTTTCCTAGTCCCCACGCGGCTAAACCACCGAAAACGATTAGTCCGACTGTAAATAGCACACTCACGACCACAATCATAAACATAACAAATCCAGCACGGTTCCAAGTTGCTTGAACTGCCTTAAAAGTCGCGACATCAGTGTAGTCACCGTTCTTCCAAGCCCATTCATTTCCCTTAATCCCAACAACGAACATCCAAAAAATGTTAAATACTGGAATTAGCATCAATAGTGGTAAGTATGACTTGTTTCCAAATCCCCACAAAATACTGTACATAAAGGCACCCCAGTTCCATCCCTTAACTTCTTCTGGCACAACATTATTATTCATAATAATTTTCCTACCCTATATTTAGTCTATTTAAAACATCTTCATATCATAACACACTCTATTTTAAACACAAAAAAACGACCTACTCTAATGAGTAAGTCGTTCTTTTTATCACACTTAATTAATCAAAAGATTAAACAAGTGGTGACCACTTCCAGTCAGTGAATTCTTCAATGTCACGACCTTCGTTACGAGTAACGTCGAAGTGCTTAGCCAAGATGTCATCCATCTCCTTCAAGAAGACAGCAGCCTTAGCTTCATCGATTGATCCGTTAGCAGCAAGTGTAGAAACGGCGTCCTTAGCTTGGTTGAAACGGTCCAATTGTGAGTAAACACGCATGTCGTAAGTAGTTGTGATGTCACCATCTTCACGGTATCCGTGAGGGCGCAATCCCAAGTGTCCACGTTGGTAGAAGAATGATTCGATCAAACCTTCGTAACCGTGGAATCCGAAGACAACAGGTGTTCCAGCTTCACCGAAGTAAGCTGCGAATTCTTCGTCTGACAAAGTACGGTCATCGTTCATAGGACCGTTCTTAGCTTGCAAACGCATCAATTCAACAACGTTGACGTAACGCATAGCAACTTCAGGGAAGGCAGCGTTAACCAAGTGCAATGCAGCCAAAGTTTCGATTGTTGGTTCTACACCAGCAGATGCGAAGACGATGTCAGCCTTACCTTGAGGAGCAGTTGATGCCCAGTCGATTGTTGCCAATCCTTCTTCTGCCAATACAGCAGCTTCATCAGCTGAGAACCATTGTTGACGTGGTTGCTTTGATGCAACAACGTGGTTAACAACGTTACGTTCTGAGAAGGCACGGTTGAATACAGCCAACAATGAGTTTCCATCGGCTGGCAAGTATTGGCGGATGAAGTCAGACTTCTTTTCAGCCAAGTGTGTCAACATACCTGGGTCTTGGTGAGTGTAACCGTTGTGGTCTTGTTGGAATACAGTTGAAGTTGAGATCAAGTTCAACGCTGGGTAATCGTTACGCCATGATTGTTCTGAGGCGTGACGCAACCACTTGAAGTGTTGAGTGATCATTGAGTCAACTACACGTAGGAATGATTCGTATGATGCGAATACACCAACACGACCAGTCAATGTGTAAGCTTCCAACCAACCTTCAGCTTGGTGTTCTGAAAGTTGTGAATCAATGATACGTCCTTCAGGACCAACTTCTTGGTCGTTAGGGAACTTTGTTTCTTCCATCCATTGACGAGTAGTTACATCAAACATGTCCCATAGACGGTTTGACATAGTTTCGTCAGGTCCGAAGATACGGAATGAAGTAGGGTTCATCTTTGCAACTTCTGCGAAGAATCCTGACAATACGTTCATGTCCATGTTACGCTTTGAGTCAGCCAATTCAGTACCACGGTTTTCCGCAGTAATTTCGTTGGTGAACTTACGCCAGTCTGGCAAGTCCAAGTTCTTTGATGATTGACCCTTAGGTGCTCCACCGTTGGCGATTGGGTTAGCTGCCATACGCTTGTCACCCTTAGGTGCAAGTTCAGCCAATTCAGCCTTCAATGAACCATCAACGTTGAACAATTCTTCAGGCTTGTATGAAGCCATCCATTCTTCGAATTGTGGCAATGTTGACATGTTACCTTGTGACAATGACAAAGGAACTTGGTGCGCACGGAATGAGTCTTCGATTGGGTTTCCAGCTTCGTCGAAGCGAGGTCCACCCCAACCCTTTGGCAAACGTGCAATAATTACAGGCCATGCAGCGATTTCACCATCTTCGTAACGTCCGTTTTCACGAGCGTCCTTTTGGATAGCTTGGATATCTTCGATAGCTTGGTCGAAGATACGTGCTGACATTTCGTGGTAAGCCATGTAGTCGTGGATGTCATCGTTTTCGATGAAACGAGGTGACCATCCCAAACCTTCGAAGAACTTTGTGATTTCTTCGTCTGACATACGTGAGAAGATTGTTGGGTTAGAAATCTTGAATCCGTTCAAGTCCAAAATTGGCAAAACGGCTCCGTCGTTCTTAGGGTTCAAGAACTTGATTGAGTTCCAAGCAGTCATTGATGGACCAGTTTCGTTTTCACCGTCACCGATAACAGCGAAAGCGATTTGTTCTGGGTTATCCAACACAGCACCAGTGGCGTGTGATAGTGAGTAACCAAGTTCTCCACCTTCGTGCAATGAACCAGGAGTTTGCGCAGTCATGTGTGATCCGATTCCACCTGGGAATGAGAAACGCTTGAACAACAATGACATTCCCTTAACGTCTTGAGTGATTTCAGGGTAGTTGTCAGTGTAAGTTCCGTCAAGGTATGAGTTAGTAACCATAACTTGTCCACCGTGACCAGGTCCACCGATGTAGAACATGTCTAGATCGTACTTGTTGATCAAACGGTTAGCGTGAGCGTATAGGAAAGTTTGTCCTGAGATAGTTCCCCAGTGACCGATTGGCTTAACCTTAACGTCTTCTTCAGTGATTGGTGTGTTAGTCACTGAGTACAATGGGTTGCTCTTCAAAAAGATCATACCTGCTGAAAGGTAGTTGGTTGCACGCCACCAGGCGTCAACTTTTTCAAGGTATTCCTTTGAATCAAAATTAGTCATTTTGATGAATCTCCTTTATGAAAGAAAGTGTATAGTGAATTAAACACCGGGGCTAGCGAAAATGCTACCCCAGCTAACATGTCAATCATAACAGATATTCAAAATGTGTTCAAGAAAA from Weissella ceti carries:
- a CDS encoding DUF4811 domain-containing protein, producing MIILLVLGFALLLYTLMQFVHHRKISWVPFVIGILLVAGNGYGLMHAESKHLFMQEVQATKTDKIEPAGHVGDYNFITTKNTDGGTRYTYMTDGKTYQTLVGNTTMTIKAGSPAQLETNVNNYQVTNFFEQFMRWGEPREIAKGTDYVMTVPENWQFVTTEHYDELVKLAEKKASEASKSLEDKMKKEFEAATKKDKKFANDKKAQDSLKNKVADDEAKKAKERLNEDVKKQLAEWNK
- a CDS encoding phosphoketolase family protein, which translates into the protein MTNFDSKEYLEKVDAWWRATNYLSAGMIFLKSNPLYSVTNTPITEEDVKVKPIGHWGTISGQTFLYAHANRLINKYDLDMFYIGGPGHGGQVMVTNSYLDGTYTDNYPEITQDVKGMSLLFKRFSFPGGIGSHMTAQTPGSLHEGGELGYSLSHATGAVLDNPEQIAFAVIGDGENETGPSMTAWNSIKFLNPKNDGAVLPILDLNGFKISNPTIFSRMSDEEITKFFEGLGWSPRFIENDDIHDYMAYHEMSARIFDQAIEDIQAIQKDARENGRYEDGEIAAWPVIIARLPKGWGGPRFDEAGNPIEDSFRAHQVPLSLSQGNMSTLPQFEEWMASYKPEELFNVDGSLKAELAELAPKGDKRMAANPIANGGAPKGQSSKNLDLPDWRKFTNEITAENRGTELADSKRNMDMNVLSGFFAEVAKMNPTSFRIFGPDETMSNRLWDMFDVTTRQWMEETKFPNDQEVGPEGRIIDSQLSEHQAEGWLEAYTLTGRVGVFASYESFLRVVDSMITQHFKWLRHASEQSWRNDYPALNLISTSTVFQQDHNGYTHQDPGMLTHLAEKKSDFIRQYLPADGNSLLAVFNRAFSERNVVNHVVASKQPRQQWFSADEAAVLAEEGLATIDWASTAPQGKADIVFASAGVEPTIETLAALHLVNAAFPEVAMRYVNVVELMRLQAKNGPMNDDRTLSDEEFAAYFGEAGTPVVFGFHGYEGLIESFFYQRGHLGLRPHGYREDGDITTTYDMRVYSQLDRFNQAKDAVSTLAANGSIDEAKAAVFLKEMDDILAKHFDVTRNEGRDIEEFTDWKWSPLV